Proteins encoded together in one Alteribacter keqinensis window:
- a CDS encoding acyl-CoA thioester hydrolase/BAAT C-terminal domain-containing protein encodes MTCFLYPDIGRIDEPVQLHLDGLTPFETLEIKARWIDRTEKRWASAISVQADETGKIRLSKENGPDTLQALLWSLTPVESPSSVLQKSRLEPMNIDITVINEEKIVVLERTITRLFQEDHIQWEEVDEPGLNGVFFYPENESNVPAVIILGGSEGGIYEETAAVLSAHGYAVFALAYFGAPSLPATLHEVPLEVVGRAVEWLSGKDFINREEIGCMGTSKGGELALLAASYYPQIRAVVGEVPASHAFQSVNRKRKGSSWTYGGKSLPYVKYSFSFSITLESLKSQWRKKPVALRGMFERSLEKSGEEAAIPVEKINGPVLLLSGEKDRLWPSTPMCETIMARLAEHSFPFEKKHVSFKDAGHVLTLPYLPSVLPADLPFELGGDERANALAGLESWTEILSFFERHFHPVKPRVESVLFQP; translated from the coding sequence ATGACTTGTTTTTTATACCCGGATATCGGACGGATTGATGAGCCCGTTCAGCTTCATTTGGACGGATTAACCCCTTTTGAAACTCTTGAAATAAAAGCACGGTGGATCGACAGAACGGAGAAACGCTGGGCATCCGCTATTTCTGTTCAGGCAGATGAAACCGGAAAAATAAGGCTCTCAAAAGAAAACGGCCCCGACACGCTGCAGGCGTTGTTATGGTCTCTTACACCGGTGGAATCACCATCCTCAGTTTTGCAAAAAAGCAGGCTTGAACCGATGAATATTGATATCACAGTAATTAATGAAGAGAAAATTGTTGTGCTCGAACGCACGATTACCCGCTTGTTTCAAGAAGACCATATCCAGTGGGAAGAAGTAGATGAACCAGGCTTAAACGGCGTCTTTTTTTATCCCGAAAATGAAAGTAACGTACCGGCTGTAATCATCCTCGGGGGCTCTGAAGGGGGAATCTATGAAGAAACAGCTGCGGTGCTGAGTGCGCACGGCTACGCTGTATTCGCTCTTGCATATTTCGGTGCCCCTTCTCTCCCTGCCACCCTCCATGAAGTTCCTCTCGAAGTAGTCGGAAGAGCGGTGGAATGGCTGTCCGGGAAAGACTTCATCAACCGTGAGGAAATAGGCTGTATGGGGACGTCAAAAGGAGGAGAACTTGCTTTACTCGCCGCCAGTTATTACCCTCAGATTCGTGCAGTAGTCGGTGAAGTGCCGGCAAGTCACGCTTTTCAAAGTGTCAACCGGAAACGAAAGGGTTCCTCGTGGACGTATGGTGGAAAGAGCTTACCGTACGTGAAATATTCTTTCTCCTTTTCTATAACGCTCGAATCACTCAAGAGCCAGTGGCGAAAAAAGCCGGTTGCTCTTCGGGGAATGTTTGAAAGAAGCCTGGAAAAATCAGGAGAAGAAGCTGCCATTCCAGTTGAAAAGATCAATGGTCCTGTCCTTCTCCTGAGCGGGGAAAAGGATCGTCTCTGGCCTTCCACCCCTATGTGCGAAACCATAATGGCCCGCCTCGCAGAACACAGCTTCCCGTTTGAAAAGAAACATGTGTCATTTAAGGACGCGGGACATGTTTTAACACTTCCCTACCTCCCCTCCGTCCTCCCTGCAGATTTGCCATTTGAACTGGGAGGAGACGAAAGGGCAAATGCACTGGCAGGGCTCGAGTCGTGGACAGAGATCCTTTCCTTTTTCGAGCGCCATTTCCATCCTGTGAAACCAAGAGTAGAAAGCGTCTTATTTCAGCCATAA
- a CDS encoding antibiotic biosynthesis monooxygenase family protein, protein MYVVMNELHVPKEGRENVAARFSESAEKMKDVPGCLDFMFLHPADDENYQVVLTKWESEEDYKAWVDSRAFKDAHKKRRENLDKSPTSGNKIYEYVAKHHL, encoded by the coding sequence ATGTATGTAGTCATGAATGAGCTGCATGTACCAAAAGAGGGGCGTGAAAACGTCGCTGCTCGTTTTTCTGAAAGTGCGGAGAAAATGAAGGATGTTCCCGGCTGCCTCGATTTTATGTTTTTACATCCTGCAGATGACGAAAATTATCAGGTTGTTCTTACGAAGTGGGAATCCGAGGAGGATTATAAGGCGTGGGTTGACAGCCGTGCGTTTAAGGATGCACATAAAAAGCGCCGTGAGAATCTGGACAAGAGCCCGACGTCAGGTAATAAAATATACGAATATGTCGCTAAACACCACCTGTAA
- a CDS encoding DUF5366 family protein: MKNTYLTSHFPLISIVLFSLTLALYSERVIVSLLQEVGIYSGMVEVFSERGIQISLLFVLLFYFFMLFSALKLIADTVNEVSLLFFSRDREGSDLQKIRGGVWVFLIGSIIAVLLSFNIWYSTAAFFLACLGYFIFFVYRLGDSLSSASLVGMVFFHIFFWLTLTASVSYATLKLYNTIIASLPI, encoded by the coding sequence ATGAAGAATACATACTTAACAAGTCATTTTCCCCTTATTTCCATCGTGCTGTTCAGTCTGACCCTGGCTCTTTACAGTGAGAGAGTGATTGTCAGCTTACTTCAGGAAGTGGGTATTTACAGCGGGATGGTGGAGGTGTTCAGTGAACGGGGAATCCAGATTTCTTTACTGTTTGTTTTGCTGTTTTACTTTTTCATGCTTTTTTCTGCTCTAAAGCTCATCGCAGATACGGTAAATGAAGTGTCTTTGCTGTTTTTCTCAAGAGACAGGGAAGGCAGCGATTTGCAAAAGATACGGGGAGGCGTCTGGGTTTTTCTGATCGGAAGCATTATCGCGGTTTTACTCTCTTTTAATATCTGGTACAGTACGGCAGCTTTTTTTCTTGCCTGCCTCGGTTATTTCATCTTTTTTGTCTACAGGCTGGGAGACTCACTCTCTTCAGCTTCCCTGGTAGGTATGGTGTTTTTCCACATATTTTTTTGGCTTACCCTTACGGCAAGTGTCTCCTACGCCACGCTGAAACTTTACAACACCATTATCGCAAGTCTTCCGATCTGA
- a CDS encoding transglycosylase domain-containing protein, translating to MRGVAGTFCILFLMGAFSLLLMEGAAEYQDTRSLHVVLDEEIPVKKAALPQTSLITDQDGAVVSEIFSGENRINLTFDEIPATVLEALVAVEDQAFFDHQGFDIQGMTRALLVNLESRSVEQGGSTVTQQLARNVYLTHEQTYERKLTELLYAYQLERHLSKEEILELYVNVLYFHNGVYGIEAASRFYFNKPAVKLSLAEAAFLVAIPNRPEYYNPLLHKENTEKRKEWVLKKMKDEELITYEQFDQAKEEAIVLNVSSRIDDHPDYVTYVHHEFKELVGISHGFKHSLRQAVSDEKREEIHKRWNEKTDELLAGGITIHTALDPAKQVHVVNKVNAIPGPGDLQGSAVMIDNLTGEIVALSGGKSYRKFDFNRAYQAYNQPGSAMKPLLSFVPYLEYTGLGPSSIVDAGPYEKNGYSPNNFGGAVYGKVPLEKALASSYNTAAVRMLDQTGIEQAFSYIEQFDFSRLSAKDRVLSSALGTMEVSLLELTGAYTPFANDGHYVQPRAIRHVTDQNGRVLYEWEQKSEQVWSEETNQKMRRMLKIVIQEGTGTAARLPGNGYAGGKTGTTSSFHDLWFVGLNDHYTTGVWLGKDAPGPIIEASNGSYHTRLWKNIMDK from the coding sequence ATGCGAGGGGTTGCAGGAACATTTTGTATACTTTTTTTAATGGGAGCATTCTCACTCCTTCTAATGGAAGGAGCAGCTGAATATCAGGATACCCGTTCACTCCACGTGGTGCTGGATGAAGAGATTCCTGTTAAAAAAGCAGCCCTGCCTCAGACAAGCCTGATTACGGATCAGGACGGTGCGGTTGTTTCTGAAATCTTTTCAGGGGAAAACCGGATTAACCTCACCTTTGATGAAATCCCGGCCACAGTCCTTGAAGCTCTTGTTGCTGTGGAAGATCAGGCCTTTTTTGACCATCAGGGCTTTGATATTCAGGGAATGACACGGGCTCTTCTAGTTAACCTTGAATCCCGGTCAGTCGAGCAGGGAGGAAGTACCGTCACCCAGCAGCTTGCGAGAAACGTGTACCTCACCCATGAGCAGACTTACGAACGAAAACTGACAGAACTGCTTTATGCGTACCAGCTTGAGCGGCATCTGAGTAAAGAAGAAATTCTTGAGCTTTATGTAAACGTCCTGTATTTTCATAACGGCGTATACGGTATTGAGGCCGCGAGCCGCTTTTATTTCAACAAACCTGCAGTAAAGTTAAGTCTTGCTGAAGCTGCTTTTTTAGTGGCCATTCCGAACCGGCCAGAGTATTATAATCCTCTCCTTCATAAAGAAAACACAGAAAAAAGAAAAGAGTGGGTACTGAAAAAAATGAAGGATGAGGAGCTCATTACTTATGAACAGTTTGATCAGGCAAAAGAAGAAGCCATTGTCCTGAATGTATCTTCCCGTATCGATGACCATCCGGACTACGTGACCTACGTTCATCATGAATTCAAAGAGCTTGTCGGCATCAGCCACGGATTTAAACATTCCCTCAGGCAGGCAGTTTCCGATGAAAAGAGAGAAGAAATCCACAAGCGGTGGAATGAAAAAACAGATGAGCTTCTGGCGGGCGGCATTACCATACATACTGCTCTTGATCCGGCTAAGCAGGTTCACGTTGTCAATAAAGTGAATGCGATCCCAGGGCCCGGTGACCTCCAGGGAAGTGCCGTCATGATTGATAATCTGACGGGTGAAATCGTTGCCCTCTCCGGAGGAAAGTCCTACCGGAAATTTGATTTTAACCGCGCGTACCAAGCCTACAATCAGCCAGGGTCTGCCATGAAACCGCTGCTCTCTTTTGTCCCTTACCTTGAATATACCGGACTCGGCCCTTCATCCATTGTTGATGCAGGCCCCTACGAAAAAAACGGCTACTCACCTAATAATTTCGGCGGTGCCGTTTACGGGAAAGTACCTTTGGAAAAAGCTCTTGCCTCCTCATACAATACAGCTGCTGTAAGAATGCTCGATCAAACGGGCATTGAGCAGGCTTTCAGCTACATAGAACAATTTGATTTCAGCCGCTTATCTGCTAAAGACCGCGTTCTTTCCTCGGCTCTCGGTACGATGGAGGTATCTCTTTTGGAGCTTACCGGCGCCTACACTCCTTTTGCAAATGACGGGCATTACGTTCAGCCGAGAGCCATCAGACATGTCACGGACCAAAATGGGCGCGTCCTTTATGAATGGGAACAAAAATCCGAACAGGTCTGGTCTGAAGAAACAAACCAGAAAATGCGCCGTATGCTGAAGATCGTTATTCAAGAGGGGACAGGAACGGCTGCGCGGCTTCCGGGAAATGGCTACGCAGGAGGCAAGACCGGGACGACGTCCAGCTTTCATGATCTGTGGTTTGTGGGCCTTAATGACCACTACACAACAGGTGTATGGCTTGGAAAAGACGCCCCGGGTCCAATTATTGAGGCAAGTAACGGGTCCTACCATACACGCCTTTGGAAAAACATTATGGACAAATAA